In one Oreochromis aureus strain Israel breed Guangdong linkage group 2, ZZ_aureus, whole genome shotgun sequence genomic region, the following are encoded:
- the LOC120442718 gene encoding uncharacterized protein LOC120442718 has product MTGEVELLCLPCYSHDTIHKECLLLTSKGFKAESTTNSPKEHFRDPEEKRVKEETFSVVLIASATASLIFLLALLLWVLHLTAEKFKQVPIYASKPEGILSAADLQHTPLFTHTDRAAQPGEAPSQTVSAENPTRGLYSLSHENEVHPTSIVINVTTNIKPSSQNTDSITQEEQQSLITQEMERQLQDIWEIAEGQRIEMLDYDSVQDLSLLLDSADNIKTLRRLARSLGVPPQIIPHIRGFQDLFQYLRTSTYTLLPQLAQAAALLPNSEVVKRIHRAVVKQ; this is encoded by the exons ATGACTGGGGAAGTGGAGCTGCTGTGCTTACCTTGTTATAGTCATGACACAATCCATAAAGAGTGTTTGCTATTGACATCTAAAGGTTTTAAAGCAG AGAGCACCACCAACTCACCTAAAGAACATTTCAGAGACCCAGAAGAGAAGA gaGTCAAAGAAGAAACGTTTTCAGTCGTCCTGATTGCTTCAGCAACAGCTTCCTTGATTTTCcttcttgctctgctgctttGGGTTTTACACCTGACTGCTGAAAAATTCA aGCAAGTTCCCATATATGCTTCCAAGCCTGAAGGAATATTATCTGCTGCTGACCTTCAGCACACACCTTTGTTCACCCATACAGACAGAGCAGCACAGCCAGGAGAGGCACCCTCACAGACAGTTTCAGCTGAAAATCCAACAAG AGGTCTATACTCCTTGAGCCATGAGAATGAGGTGCATCCTACCTCTATTGTGATTAACGTCACCACCAACATCAAGCCCTCCAGTCAGAATACAGACAGTATTACACAGGAGGAACAACAAAGCCTCATCACACAGGAG ATGGAACGACAATTGCAGGACATATGGGAGATTGCTGAAG GACAGAGAATTGAGATGCTCGACTACGACTCAGTTCAGGACTTGTCTCTCCTGCTTGACTCTGCTGACAACATCAAAACCCTAAGGAGACTGGCACGGTCTTTGGGTGTTCCACCTCAGATCATCCCTCATATCCGAGGCTTCCAGGACCTTTTTCAGTACCTGCGGACCTCCACCTACACACTGCTGCCCCAGTTGGCCCAGGCTGCTGCGCTCTTGCCTAATTCTGAAGTTGTCAAGAGGATACACAGAGCTGTGGTGAAACAATAA